A region from the Cryptococcus decagattii chromosome 5, complete sequence genome encodes:
- a CDS encoding glutamine-tRNA ligase, protein MPPKFDPNSPENAPLIQLFQNLGLASNSATELVRQPKSGKAFKSLIDEYSLADNKYDEKQAGALVKLSSVSGKLSKEQKDFLVGKILKGDVKTADQITAAVKFAEKNPGLKANEEAFDKECGVGVDITLADLPELLKSYLTSLPSPPEGWNSLGPILGGIKAGASDLRWANAAEVKSSLESIFVSLFGTKEAAAAAAAAKPKTKAPKAAEKPKPVSTTAAVATQSSSATPAIPTNIFEEGLLSEFHKVGENPQSDPKLKEEHLAWTKGQVYTRFPPEPNGYLHIGHVKAIMVDFGYAKYHGGRTYLRYDDTNPEAEEGRYFQSILETVRWLGFEPWKITYSSDNFDRLYELAVELIRRGKAYVCTCDAEKIKEDRGMGKGNPIPCVHRDRPVEESLREFERMKNGEYKEKEACLRMKMDLNSGNPYMWDTVAYRVKNAPHHRTGDKWKIYPTYDFTHCLCDSIENITHSLCTVEFIPARESYEWLCDALGVYKARQYEFARLNLQGTFLSKRKIAKLVQNGHVKDWDDPRLYTIIALRRRGIPPGALLSFVSELGVTNIPSTTEIQKFESCIRGYLESSAPRLMMVLNPIKIIIDNVPDDYRVQVEVPLHPKIPAMGTVQTIFTKEVYIDADDFREVDSPDYFRLAPGKSVGLFKAPYPVTCTSFTKDPVTGRVTEVHCTLAGEGFKKPKAYIQWVNAPEAVKIDEVRYFRKLFKSEPPPADYEADVDPDSLEVYTNAVIEPAFYELAKKQMSDARKDSEERTKKAVEQAAKPDTSSAPVEGSAAAQHKEEEPVATAEQLVGNENIRFQGMRLAYFTLDRESKLGCLENDKVKGRREGDKIILNRIVSLKEDAGKSA, encoded by the exons ATGCCTCCTAAATTTGATCCAAACTCCCCAGAAAATGCTCCTCTCATTCAGCTTTTCCAAAATCTCGGCCTCGCCAGCAACTCTGCTACAGAGCTCGTTCGTCAGCCAAAGTCTGGAAAGGCTTTCAAATCTTTGATCGACGAGTACAGTCTTGCAGACAACAAGTACGATGAAAAGCAGGCCGGAGCTCTTGTAAAGCTCAGCTCAGTGAGTGGAAAGCTGAGCAAGGAGCAGAAGGATTTTCTCGTGGGGAAGATTCTGAAGGGAGATGTGAAGACTGCAGACCAGATTACAG CGGCGGTCAAGTTTGCAGAGAAAAACCCCGGCTTGAAGGCGAACGAGGAGGCTTTTGACAAGGAATGTGGTGTTG GTGTCGACATCACTCTTGCCGACCTTCCTGAACTTCTCAAATCATATCTCACTTCCCTGCCTTCACCTCCTGAGGGCTGGAACAGTCTTGGTCCTATTCTTGGTGGCATTAAGGCTGGTGCTTCTGACCTTCG ATGGGCCAACGCCGCGGAAGTTAAATCTTCCCTCGAATCCATCTTCGTCTCTCTTTTTGGTACCAAGGAAgccgccgctgccgctGCCGCTGCGAAGCCCAAAACAAAGGCTCCCAAGGCCGCTGAAAAACCAAAGCCTGTCTCCACTACCGCCGCTGTTGCTACCCAGTCTTCCTCTGCTACTCCTGCTATTCCTACAAACATTTTTGAGGAGGGCCTCCTTTCAGAGTTCCATAAGGTCGGTGAAAACCCCCAGAGTGATCCCAAGTTGAAGGAGGAGCATTTGGCGTGGACAAAAGGCCAGGTGTACACTCGATTCCCCCCGGAACCTAATGGATACCTCCATATTGGACACGTCAAAGCTATTATGGTCGATTTTGGTTACGCCAAGTACCACGGTGGTCGAACATACCTTAG ATACGACGATACCAATCCCgaagctgaagaaggcCGATACTTCCAGTCTATCCTCGAAACTGTCCGATGGCTTGGTTTCGAGCCTTGGAAGATCACGTACTCTAGTGACAACTTTGACAGGTTGTACGAGCTTGCGGTTGAATTGATTCGACGGGGAAAGGCATACGTTTGTACTTGTGACG CTGAGAAGATTAAGGAAGACCGAGGTATGGGCAAGGGTAACCCCATCCCTTGCGTGCATCGAGACCGGCCCGTCGAGGAGTCTCTCCGTGAGTTTGAACGAATGAAGAATGGCGAAtacaaggagaaggaagcgtgcttgagaatgaagatggaCTTGAACAGTGGCAACCCTTATATGTGGGATACTGTTGCTTACCGAGTCAAAAACGCCCCTCATCACAGAACTGGTGACAAATGGA AGATCTACCCTACTTACGACTTTACCCACTGTCTCTGTGATAGTATTGAGAACATCAC TCACTCTCTCTGTACCGTCGAATTCATTCCCGCTCGTGAATCCTACGAATGGCTCTGTGATGCCCTCGGCGTCTACAAGGCTCGTCAGTACGAATTCGCCCGTCTCAACCTCCAGGGCACTTTCCTCTCCAAACGGAAAATTGCAAAGCTTGTCCAGAACGGCCACGTCAAGGACTGGGATGACCCCCGTCTTTACACTATCATCGCCCTTCGTCGACGCGGTATCCCTCCGGGCGCCTTGTTATCCTTTGTTTCCGAGCTTGGTGTGACTAACATCCCTTCCACCACTGAAATTCAAAAGTTTGAGTCTTGCATCCGAGGTTACCTTGAGAGCTCCGCACCTAGGTTGATGATGGTCCTCAACCCTATCAAGATCATCATCGACAATGTCCCCGACGATTACCGTGTTCAGGTCGAAGTACCTCTCCATCCCAAGATCCCTGCTATGGGCACTGTCCAAACCATCTTCACCAAGGAAGTCTACATCGACGCCGACGACTTCAGAGAGGTCGATTCTCCTGACTACTTCCGTTTGGCTCCCGGCAAGTCAGTCGGTTTGTTCAAGGCTCCTTACCCTGTTACTTGTACATCCTTCACCAAGGACCCCGTTACCGGTCGTGTTACCGAGGTACACTGTACACTCGCCGGCGAAGGGTTCAAGAAGCCCAAAGCGTACATCCAATGGGTCAACGCGCCAGAGGCGGTCAAGATCGATGAAGTGCGATACTTTAGGAAGCTTTTCAAGTCTGAACCCCCTCCTGCTGACTATGAGGCGGATGTCGACCCCGACTCTCTTGAAGTTTACACCAACGCTGTGATCGAGCCTGCTTTCTATGAGCTTGCCAAGAAGCAGATGTCTGATGCGAGGAAGGACAGTGAAGAACGTACCAAGAAGGCTGTCGAGCAGGCTGCTAAGCCTGATACATCTTCTGCCCCTGTGGAAGGCAGTGCAGCGGCTCAGCacaaggaggaagagccCGTTGCCACAGCTGAGCAGCTGGTCGGTAACGAGAATATCAGATTCCAGGGTATGAGGCTGGCGTACTTCACTCTGGACAGGGAAAGCAAGTTGGGCTGCTTGGAGAATGACAAAGTCAAGGGTAGGAGAGAGGGCGACAAAATTATACTTAACAGAATTGTCTCGCTTAAGGAGGATGCGGGCAAAAGCGCATAG
- a CDS encoding histone chaperone ASF1 produces MSIVNIRNIELLNNPAKFDDPYNFRIKFEAIAPLVEDLDWRLIYVGSASSEEFDQELDNCSVGPIPAGINAFDFSAPAPAHHLLPSVEPDEILGVTVIIITASYREKEFVRVGYYVNTYYEDEELKENPPSVVQWDKLHRNVLIEKPKVTRFQNNWDSAPQLNTFDGQQPVAELPSSGGNPELFNAPLPPPVQRAAAAGGMDVDQPMT; encoded by the exons ATG TCCATT GTAAACATTCGCAACATCGAGCTCCTTAATAACCCCGCCAAGTTCGACGATCCATACAACTTTAGGATCAAGTTTGAGGCTATTGCACCTTTGGTAGAAG ACTTGGATTGGAGGTTGATCTACGTCGGAAGTGCTTCTTCTGAGGAATTCGATCAAGAACTTGATAACTGCTCCG TTGGCCCTATTCCCGCCGGTATAAACGCTTTTGACTTTTCAGCTCCTGCCCCTGCccaccacctccttccctccGTCGAGCCAGATGAGATTCTCGGAGTGACTGTCAtaatcatcactgcttcATACCGTGAAAAGGAATTTGTCAGAGTGGGATACTACGTCAACACGTACtacgaagatgaagagttAAAGGAGAATCCTCCCAGCGTAGTGCAATGGGATAAGCTTCATAGGAACGTGTTGATCGAGAAGCCCAAGGTTACTAG ATTCCAAAACAACTGGGACTCTGCCCCTCAATTAAATACTTTCGACGGTCAACAACCTGTGGCTGAACTGCCATCTTCGGGCGGTAATCCCGAACTCTTCAACGCTCCTTTACCTCCACCTGTCCAAAGAGCTGCCGCCGCCGGAGGAATGGATGTTGATCAACCTATGACATAG
- a CDS encoding N2,N2-dimethylguanosine tRNA methyltransferase: MTTQPQYTVPLKEPHPANHRLHTESTTTIFLPNEGAFLNPVQHYNRDMSVAVIRAWNEMRKEELEEKWRIRLERRGGKPRPKKKKNKKATEGEAKAVATETEEQKAEKDGIMEVEGDALAEAKEGEEPVAGPSNGAGISKFRAPSINILEALAATGLRSIRYAKEIPNVKYVLANDLSPSACEAMRRNVEFNGVGIEYEAPVKEEHEVPAEVVETPKDEAKEEIKEGGVVEQVEKKQEVQSEVKDEVGRRPGCRGRVKINEGDACAFMYNHRSAVGPSARVDVVDLDPYGTAAPFLDAAIGCISDGGLLAITCTDLAVLAGQQYPEKCFSNYGGTNVHAEYTHEAALRLVMHSLASVAARYGRYITPLLSFSIDFYVRLFVRIDTRPEQVKYLASQTGVVFTCQYCQTAVNQPFGKVISKETAKGKEMTAFKTVAGPTASNGSACEECGGTMHLGGPLWLGPLQDNEFAKRVIKEIESTEKEYKTYNRMLGMLTLASQELPNPWFFTANRIAKSVHAPSLPMNKILSALLNAGYKISRSHCSAGAVKTDAPRSFIYDIMREEAKENPVRMDKIAEGSPARKILAKPMTYTIDFTPHPDASLERQGKETFYQVNPLPNWGPAPRAKSLGEKRKADVDAENDEADAIGGEAVKRTKVVVEEEMMNA, encoded by the exons ATGACCACTCAGCCACAATACACGGTCCCTCTCAAGGAACCCCATCCAGCCAACCACAGGCTGCACACGGAATCAACCACGaccatctttcttccaAATGAAGGCGCTTTCCTCAACCCGGTGCAGCATTACAACCGAGACATGAGCGTGGCCGTCATAAGGGCATGGAATgagatgaggaaagaagagctAGAAGAGAAATGGAGAATCAGattggagagaagaggcggaaAGCCCAGGCctaagaagaagaagaacaaaaaggcaaCAGAGGGAGAAGCGAAAGCTGTGGCTACCGAGACAGAAGAACAGAAGGCAGAGAAAGACGGGATTATGGAAGTTGAGGGTGATGCTTTAGCCGAGGCgaaggaaggcgaggaacCCGTCGCAGGGCCATCGAACGGAGCGGGAATT AGCAAATTCCGGGCGCCTTCCATCAATATTCTTGAAGCTCTTGCTGCCACTGGTCTTAGGTCTATCCGATACGCGAAAGAAATTCCCAACGTTAAGTATGTCCTTGCCAACGACCTTTCCCCTTCTGCTTGTGAagcgatgaggaggaaCGTGGAATTCAACGGCGTAGGCATCGAATACGAGGCGCCtgtgaaggaagagcaCGAAGTCCCGGCGGAAGTGGTTGAAACGCCCAAAGACGAGGCAAAAGAGGAGATCAAGGAGGGCGGAGTGGTCGAGCAGGTCGAGAAGAAACAAGAGGTTCAGTCCGAAGTGAAGGATGAAGTCGGTCGGCGACCAGGATGTAGGGGACGAGTCAAGATCAACGAGGGCGATGCTTGCGCCTTCATGTACAACCACCGTTCTGCTGTTGGACCCTCTGCCCGTGTTGACGTTGTCGACCTCGACCCCTATGGTACTGCTGCTCCATTCCTCGATGCCGCCATTGGCTGTATTTCCGATGGTGGTCTACTCGCTATCACATGCACCGATCTCGCCGTTCTCGCTGGCCAACAGTACCCCGAAAAGTGTTTTTCTAATTATGGTGGTACCAACGTTCACGCCGAGTACACTCATGAAGCTGCGTTAAGGCTTGTGATGCACTCTCTGGCGAGCGTTGCGGCGCGATACGGGAGATACATCACGCCTCTTTTATCATTTTCGATCGATTTCTATGTGAGATTGTTTGTAAGGATCGACACCAGGCCAGAGCAGGTCAAGTATCTTGCTAG TCAAACAGGTGTGGTCTTCACTTGTCAATACTGTCAAACAGCTGTCAACCAGCCATTCGGCAAGGTGATCTCTAAAGAAACTGCCAAAGGCAAGGAGATGACCGCATTCAAGACTGTTGCCGGGCCCACCGCCAGTAACGGATCTGCTTGTGAAGAATGTGGAGGGACTATGCAC CTTGGTGGACCTCTTTGGCTTGGTCCCTTGCAAGATAACGAGTTCGCCAAACGTGTCAtcaaggagattgagagcACAGAGAAGGAGTACAAGACGTACAACAGGATGTTGGGAATGTTGACGTTAGCTTCTCAAGAATTGCCCAATCCTTGGTTCTTCACCGCGAACCGAATCGCCAAATCTGTACACGCCCCCTCCTTACCTATGAACAAGATTCT CTCCGCCTTGCTTAATGCAGGCTACAAGATCTCCCGTTCCCATTGTTCCGCAGGTGCCGTCAAGACCGATGCCCCTCGTTCATTTATCTATGACATCATgcgagaagaagcaaaggaaAACCCTGTGAGGATGGATAAGATTGCAGAAGGATCGCCTGCTAGGAAGATTTTGGCAAAGCCCATGACTTACACGATCGACTTCACTCCCCATCCCGACGCTTCCCTAGAACGACAAGGTAAAGAAACGTTCTACCAAGTCAATCCCTTGCCCAACTGGGGTCCCGCGCCTAGGGCAAAGAGTCTCGgtgagaagagaaaggcGGACGTGGATGCTGAGAATGATGAAGCGGACGCCATAGGAGGGGAGGCTGTTAAGAGAACGAAGGTCGtagtggaagaggaaatgaTGAACGCTTAG